A single region of the Alphaproteobacteria bacterium genome encodes:
- the lpxB gene encoding lipid-A-disaccharide synthase: protein MTSPLKVMLVAGEPSGDVLGAALMRALRRRTSDVVFVGIGGSKMAVEGLNSIVPIQDLSVMGLVEVLPRTFLLLRHIRQTAAFARRERPDVLVTIDAPGFNFRLAKRLGDTQIPRVHYVAPSVWAWRPQRAKKIAQLFDHLLALLPFEPPYFEAEGLDTTFVGHPALEQVRRYDSEDFRARHGVATTAPILLVLPGSRRSETNRLLPVYSETVRQLCAVDPTLRIVVPTVDGVEQAVRSSVQTWPGKPIVVTTEADKTSAFAAATAALAASGTISLELALARVPTVVAYDVNPITAFIAKRLVKTQYVSLVNIVMSREIVPEYLLGKCRSALLIPAVTRLLQNPDARADQVAGFDEAIKALGTGQDAPSDTAAQIVLKLADRQTAP from the coding sequence ATGACTTCGCCACTAAAGGTGATGTTGGTCGCAGGCGAACCATCCGGCGACGTTTTGGGCGCAGCACTCATGCGTGCCCTCCGGCGCAGAACAAGCGACGTCGTCTTCGTCGGAATTGGCGGATCGAAAATGGCAGTCGAAGGGTTGAACAGTATTGTCCCGATACAAGACCTTTCCGTCATGGGCCTTGTTGAGGTGCTGCCTCGAACCTTTCTACTACTTCGACATATTCGCCAGACCGCCGCATTTGCACGCCGAGAACGACCGGATGTACTCGTAACGATCGATGCGCCGGGTTTTAACTTCCGTCTGGCCAAACGCCTCGGCGACACGCAAATCCCACGTGTCCATTACGTAGCACCGTCGGTTTGGGCATGGCGGCCACAACGCGCAAAGAAGATCGCTCAGTTGTTCGATCACCTTCTCGCACTACTACCGTTCGAGCCGCCCTACTTCGAAGCGGAGGGTTTGGACACAACGTTCGTCGGGCATCCCGCCTTAGAACAGGTCCGCCGTTACGACTCTGAGGATTTCCGAGCCCGTCACGGGGTCGCCACAACGGCTCCCATCCTCTTGGTCCTGCCGGGTAGCCGACGAAGCGAAACGAATCGGCTCCTGCCGGTATATTCAGAAACCGTGCGGCAGCTTTGTGCCGTGGATCCAACCCTCAGGATCGTGGTGCCGACAGTCGACGGCGTCGAGCAGGCTGTCCGATCGAGTGTTCAAACGTGGCCGGGAAAACCCATCGTTGTAACCACGGAGGCCGACAAGACGTCGGCCTTTGCTGCAGCGACTGCCGCTTTAGCGGCGTCTGGAACGATTTCACTTGAGTTGGCCTTGGCCAGGGTACCCACCGTGGTCGCTTACGACGTTAACCCCATCACGGCATTTATCGCTAAACGACTGGTCAAGACGCAGTATGTCTCTCTCGTCAATATCGTGATGTCCCGAGAAATTGTTCCCGAGTACTTGCTCGGCAAATGCCGGTCCGCGCTCTTGATCCCGGCGGTCACCCGCCTATTGCAGAATCCCGACGCGCGCGCAGATCAGGTGGCAGGGTTTGACGAAGCCATCAAAGCGCTGGGTACCGGGCAAGATGCGCCCAGCGATACGGCGGCGCAGATTGTCCTCAAGCTTGCTGACCGGCAGACCGCACCCTAA
- the fabZ gene encoding 3-hydroxyacyl-ACP dehydratase FabZ has protein sequence MADDISMETTETADILRIVEMIPHRYPMLMIDRVVDMIRDRSATGIKNVSINEPQFRGHFPNHPVMPGVMIVESMAQTAAVLVVHTLGPDAEGKLVYFMSIDGARFRRPVVPGDTMNVHVTKVRNRGPVWKFQAVAKVEGRVVAEAEFAAMIREDDGGSLA, from the coding sequence ATGGCTGACGACATCTCGATGGAAACGACCGAAACTGCCGACATCCTACGAATCGTCGAAATGATTCCGCATCGCTACCCGATGCTGATGATTGATCGCGTGGTCGACATGATCCGCGACCGCTCCGCGACCGGCATCAAAAACGTATCGATTAACGAACCTCAGTTCCGTGGCCACTTCCCCAATCACCCCGTCATGCCTGGTGTGATGATTGTCGAATCAATGGCGCAGACAGCGGCAGTCCTAGTGGTTCACACCCTCGGCCCCGATGCGGAAGGAAAGCTAGTCTATTTCATGTCGATCGACGGGGCGCGTTTTAGGCGACCGGTCGTCCCAGGGGATACCATGAACGTACATGTTACCAAGGTGCGCAATCGTGGTCCGGTGTGGAAATTTCAGGCCGTCGCGAAGGTGGAGGGCCGCGTCGTCGCCGAAGCAGAGTTCGCTGCAATGATCCGTGAAGACGATGGGGGCTCGCTCGCGTGA
- the lpxA gene encoding acyl-ACP--UDP-N-acetylglucosamine O-acyltransferase, translated as MTTVHPTAIVSPGAEIDATAKIGPYCVVGEKVKIAEGVQLRSHVVVDGATEIGPHATIFPFASIGLQPQDLKYEGENSRLVIGANAVIREHATLNTGTKGGGMLTQVGDNCLIMVGAHVAHDCKVGNNVILANNATLAGHVEVGDYAILGGLSAVHQFVRIGRHAMVGGMTGVENDVIPYGSVTGNRAHLSGLNIIGLKRRGFSREAIHDLRHAYRVLFAPDGTLQDRLSEVERTYAGNDVVMEIVAFVQSDSSRAICQPQAERAA; from the coding sequence GTGACGACGGTGCACCCGACGGCGATCGTTTCTCCCGGTGCGGAAATCGACGCCACCGCAAAGATCGGTCCGTATTGCGTCGTTGGCGAGAAGGTAAAGATCGCCGAAGGGGTACAGCTTAGGAGTCACGTTGTCGTCGACGGTGCCACCGAGATTGGACCGCACGCGACGATCTTCCCGTTCGCGTCGATCGGTTTGCAGCCTCAGGATCTTAAATACGAAGGCGAGAATTCTCGCTTGGTGATCGGTGCCAACGCTGTGATTCGAGAGCATGCCACCCTCAATACCGGCACTAAAGGGGGGGGTATGCTTACCCAGGTTGGCGACAACTGTTTGATTATGGTCGGCGCTCACGTCGCGCATGATTGCAAGGTCGGCAACAACGTGATCCTCGCGAACAACGCGACGCTTGCTGGACACGTAGAAGTGGGGGACTACGCCATTCTTGGCGGCCTTAGCGCCGTGCATCAGTTCGTTAGAATCGGTCGGCACGCCATGGTGGGTGGCATGACCGGCGTAGAAAACGATGTCATTCCCTATGGGTCGGTCACCGGCAATCGCGCGCACCTGTCTGGACTGAATATCATCGGTCTAAAACGCCGCGGTTTCAGCCGCGAGGCGATCCACGATCTGCGTCATGCCTACCGTGTCCTTTTCGCGCCCGATGGAACCTTGCAGGATCGCCTGTCCGAGGTCGAACGGACCTATGCTGGAAACGATGTTGTCATGGAGATCGTCGCCTTCGTCCAATCCGATTCGTCCCGGGCGATCTGCCAACCGCAGGCAGAGCGTGCCGCCTAA
- the lpxD gene encoding UDP-3-O-(3-hydroxymyristoyl)glucosamine N-acyltransferase, protein MADPRFFDRQGPFTLGDIVSVAGASLPSEIDPDRSFDDVAPLIGANAKKVSFLDNPKYIGAFKETRAGACFVSPQNASHAPDGTVVLVTESPYRAFALAARMFYPLSATLETEADGRAIHSTARLGKGCVVGHGVVIEAHVEIGDGTRIGPNTFVKRGVVIGRDCILHDSVTVSHAIVGNRVEIHAGAKIGQDGFGFAPDPPGYITVPQLGRVLIGNDVSIGANTTIDRGAGPDTKIGDNCRIDNLVQIAHNVELGRGCVLAAQVGISGSTKIGDYVVMGGQVGLAGHLTVASGVVLAGKSGVTHDLKEPGTYGGFPAVPVREWRKQVALLRRLAKKRDGNDG, encoded by the coding sequence ATGGCGGATCCGCGGTTTTTTGATCGCCAGGGTCCCTTTACGCTCGGTGACATCGTTTCGGTCGCGGGGGCGTCGCTACCGTCGGAAATCGACCCCGATCGATCTTTCGACGATGTGGCGCCGCTCATCGGAGCCAATGCAAAGAAAGTAAGTTTTCTTGATAACCCCAAATACATCGGGGCGTTCAAGGAAACCCGAGCTGGTGCCTGTTTCGTTAGTCCCCAAAATGCATCACACGCACCTGACGGAACGGTCGTTCTGGTCACGGAATCACCCTATCGCGCCTTTGCTCTAGCAGCCCGAATGTTCTATCCGCTAAGTGCAACGCTGGAGACAGAGGCGGATGGTAGGGCGATTCATTCCACCGCTCGACTTGGAAAAGGCTGCGTCGTTGGACACGGTGTCGTCATAGAAGCCCACGTCGAGATTGGCGACGGAACTCGGATCGGCCCCAACACCTTTGTCAAACGCGGCGTCGTGATCGGGCGCGACTGTATCCTTCACGACTCGGTCACCGTGAGTCATGCAATCGTCGGGAACCGAGTCGAGATTCACGCGGGCGCCAAGATCGGTCAAGACGGGTTTGGCTTCGCACCCGATCCGCCTGGATACATCACCGTTCCACAACTGGGCCGTGTCCTTATCGGCAACGACGTCAGCATCGGCGCCAACACGACAATCGATCGCGGCGCCGGTCCGGATACGAAGATCGGCGACAACTGTCGCATTGATAATCTGGTTCAGATCGCGCACAACGTCGAACTCGGGCGCGGCTGTGTGTTGGCAGCACAAGTCGGCATATCGGGAAGTACCAAAATCGGCGACTATGTCGTGATGGGGGGGCAAGTCGGATTGGCGGGTCACCTGACCGTGGCGTCGGGCGTCGTGTTGGCCGGGAAATCCGGCGTCACACACGATCTGAAAGAACCTGGGACATACGGTGGATTTCCTGCCGTACCTGTGCGCGAATGGCGCAAGCAAGTCGCGCTTCTGCGCCGGTTGGCAAAAAAGAGGGATGGGAATGATGGCTGA
- the gltA gene encoding citrate synthase yields MAEDKTEAAKLTGAGFEVDLPVMHGSIGPDVLDIRKLYGATGRFTYDPGFTSTASCESKITYIDGDEGVLLYRGYSIEQLAETADYLETCYLLLYGELPDRRAKEEFERTITYHTMVHEQLSYFFRGFRRDAHPMAVVCGVVGALSAFYHDSLDIENPEHRRISAHRMIAKIPTIAAMAYKYSVGQPFIYPRNDLDYVSNFLHMMFSVPGEDFQQSEIFTKAMARIFILHADHEQNASTSTVRLAGSSGANPFACIAAGIASLWGPAHGGANEAVLNMLNEIGSVARIPEFLERAKDKNDPFRLMGFGHRVYKNYDPRAAALKDSAHQVLEALGAQDEPLLKLAMELERIALEDEYFVERKLFPNVDFYSGIILRAMGFPTSMFTVLFALARTVGWIAHWSEMVEDPSQKIGRPRQLYTGPEQRSYVPVNKRG; encoded by the coding sequence ATGGCGGAGGACAAAACCGAAGCAGCCAAACTTACTGGCGCTGGATTCGAAGTAGACTTACCGGTCATGCATGGCTCGATCGGGCCAGATGTCCTCGATATTCGCAAGCTTTACGGCGCGACGGGTAGGTTCACGTATGACCCCGGCTTTACGTCGACGGCGAGTTGCGAATCGAAGATTACCTATATCGACGGCGACGAGGGCGTGTTGCTCTATCGCGGCTATTCGATCGAGCAGCTTGCTGAAACTGCCGACTATTTGGAAACCTGCTATTTGCTGCTGTACGGGGAGCTTCCCGACCGCCGCGCGAAAGAGGAATTCGAACGGACCATCACCTATCACACGATGGTCCACGAGCAACTGAGCTACTTCTTCCGTGGATTTCGGCGGGACGCCCACCCGATGGCTGTCGTCTGCGGTGTAGTCGGCGCTCTGTCGGCTTTCTATCATGACAGCCTCGACATCGAGAACCCGGAACATCGGCGGATTTCGGCCCACCGAATGATCGCCAAGATTCCGACGATCGCAGCGATGGCCTACAAATATTCGGTCGGGCAACCGTTCATCTATCCGCGGAACGACCTAGACTACGTTTCGAACTTCCTCCACATGATGTTTTCGGTCCCTGGCGAAGATTTTCAACAGAGCGAGATTTTCACCAAGGCCATGGCGCGCATCTTTATTCTGCACGCCGACCATGAGCAAAACGCCTCGACGTCGACCGTCCGGCTTGCCGGATCGTCTGGAGCCAACCCCTTCGCGTGTATTGCCGCTGGTATCGCCAGTTTGTGGGGCCCGGCCCATGGCGGTGCCAACGAAGCCGTTCTGAACATGTTGAACGAAATCGGCTCGGTTGCCCGTATCCCTGAGTTTCTTGAGCGCGCTAAAGACAAGAACGATCCGTTCCGCCTCATGGGTTTTGGGCACCGCGTCTACAAGAATTACGACCCTCGGGCGGCAGCGCTGAAGGATTCGGCGCATCAGGTTCTCGAGGCGCTCGGCGCTCAAGACGAGCCTTTGCTTAAGCTCGCAATGGAACTAGAACGGATCGCCCTAGAAGACGAGTATTTCGTCGAGAGAAAACTATTCCCCAACGTCGATTTCTATTCGGGGATTATCCTTAGGGCCATGGGATTTCCGACCAGCATGTTCACAGTGCTGTTCGCGCTGGCTCGTACAGTTGGATGGATTGCCCATTGGTCGGAAATGGTCGAAGACCCCAGCCAGAAAATCGGGCGACCGCGGCAGTTGTACACCGGTCCCGAGCAACGCAGTTACGTTCCGGTCAACAAGCGTGGCTAG
- the lpxI gene encoding UDP-2,3-diacylglucosamine diphosphatase LpxI (LpxI, functionally equivalent to LpxH, replaces it in LPS biosynthesis in a minority of bacteria.) has translation MLSWRSSPSSNPIRPGRSANRRQSVPPKVGLLAGTGNLPRRLVDACEMQKRDVFVVTFEGDNHNDELNDVAGACVHLGQVGTVFRLLKENGCEEVAMAGRFRRPAYNQLKLDLRATRLLPKLLRAKGDDALLRVLTGALEHEGFKVVGAESLLPTLQIGPGNLGSKSPQQEDQADIALGSEIIRLLGPYDVGQAVVVRRGRVLGVEGPEGTDALLERCATFDSVTGGTLVKMRKPGQDERVDLPSIGPETIRRAAAARLAGVAIEAHATLVLDQEEVRAQADRFGIFVVGFVEATTSDRQ, from the coding sequence ATGTTGTCATGGAGATCGTCGCCTTCGTCCAATCCGATTCGTCCCGGGCGATCTGCCAACCGCAGGCAGAGCGTGCCGCCTAAAGTCGGGCTATTAGCCGGGACTGGAAACCTCCCGCGCCGCCTTGTCGATGCCTGTGAGATGCAGAAGCGCGACGTTTTCGTCGTCACCTTCGAAGGCGACAACCACAACGATGAACTCAACGACGTTGCGGGCGCCTGTGTTCATCTCGGTCAAGTCGGAACGGTCTTTCGTCTCCTGAAAGAAAACGGATGCGAAGAAGTCGCGATGGCGGGTCGGTTCCGGCGCCCCGCGTATAACCAACTCAAGCTAGACCTCCGAGCCACGCGTCTATTGCCGAAACTCCTCCGAGCAAAGGGCGACGATGCGCTGCTCCGTGTTCTAACCGGGGCGCTGGAGCACGAAGGATTTAAGGTTGTCGGCGCCGAGTCTTTGTTGCCGACGCTTCAAATCGGCCCTGGGAACCTCGGCAGCAAAAGTCCCCAGCAGGAAGACCAAGCCGACATCGCTCTGGGGTCGGAAATTATTCGCCTTCTCGGGCCCTACGATGTCGGTCAGGCAGTGGTCGTTCGGCGCGGTCGGGTTCTGGGTGTCGAAGGACCGGAGGGCACCGATGCGCTTCTTGAACGATGTGCCACCTTTGACAGTGTCACTGGCGGTACACTGGTCAAGATGCGCAAGCCAGGTCAGGACGAGCGCGTCGACCTTCCCTCGATCGGACCGGAAACCATTCGCCGTGCCGCCGCCGCGCGACTCGCCGGCGTCGCTATTGAGGCGCACGCCACATTGGTTCTCGATCAGGAAGAAGTCCGTGCCCAGGCCGACCGGTTCGGCATATTCGTCGTCGGCTTTGTCGAGGCGACCACGTCGGATCGTCAATGA
- a CDS encoding OmpH family outer membrane protein — protein sequence MAHPARTFNSKYWPLVLAAMCLTLLVQTSTAFAQQNPTEAPKFGFVNLVRVAQEANAAVTAGKRIEAYGKNVEQRFRTREEALREEDQALGRRRSILAPDAFREEDRKFREKVDLAQREFQEIRRQVQQATFEAQQIIDERMTTIISEVAAERKINFVFNQTQVTFVNPLAQFDLTDEVVRRMNATLPEVPVNLPKE from the coding sequence ATGGCACACCCTGCAAGAACATTTAACTCCAAGTATTGGCCTCTCGTGTTGGCCGCCATGTGCCTGACATTGTTGGTCCAGACCTCTACAGCATTCGCCCAGCAGAACCCGACCGAGGCTCCCAAGTTCGGTTTCGTTAACCTCGTCCGCGTTGCGCAAGAGGCAAATGCCGCTGTAACCGCAGGCAAAAGAATCGAGGCCTACGGGAAGAACGTGGAGCAACGGTTTCGGACCCGTGAAGAAGCGCTTCGCGAGGAAGATCAGGCCCTGGGGCGGCGGCGTTCGATTTTGGCGCCCGACGCGTTTCGGGAAGAAGACCGCAAGTTCAGAGAGAAAGTTGACCTCGCTCAGAGGGAGTTCCAAGAAATCAGACGTCAGGTGCAGCAAGCCACCTTCGAGGCACAACAAATCATCGACGAAAGGATGACGACAATCATCAGCGAGGTCGCCGCCGAACGGAAAATCAACTTTGTGTTCAACCAAACGCAAGTCACCTTCGTCAATCCTCTTGCTCAGTTCGATCTCACCGACGAAGTCGTTCGCCGAATGAATGCGACGCTACCGGAAGTTCCGGTCAACTTGCCAAAGGAGTAG